A genomic region of Pseudomonas migulae contains the following coding sequences:
- a CDS encoding TIGR02285 family protein — protein MCAFAVMILLIGPTPSAMAQPKETMIWLLRDLPPLTIFEGPKKGQGVIDQLLPLLIAGMPQYKHTLLRVNRARALQMLHEPSLTCDAALNRSKERERWIAFSIPVFRAMSNGVAVRRVDRETLAPFIQDGELDLLAFLASGEKLGIVAERNYGEYLDALLKQAPPDSLTPHYGNDALGSLLQMQRLGRLRLLLGYRPEIRYQAQQQGIAEDDFQFYPIRGAEKFLSGYIGCTDTPMGRQAIVEINQLLRKLPHERLSEAYAAWLDPESRSAYLEESRAYFEQQAQE, from the coding sequence ATGTGCGCGTTCGCGGTGATGATTTTGCTCATCGGTCCGACCCCATCGGCGATGGCACAGCCCAAGGAAACCATGATCTGGCTGTTGCGGGATCTCCCCCCGCTGACGATTTTCGAAGGACCGAAAAAGGGTCAGGGCGTCATCGATCAATTGTTGCCACTGCTGATCGCCGGCATGCCGCAATACAAACACACCTTGCTGCGGGTCAATCGCGCCCGCGCCTTGCAAATGCTCCACGAGCCGTCCCTGACGTGCGATGCCGCGTTGAACCGGAGCAAGGAACGCGAGCGCTGGATCGCCTTTTCCATTCCGGTGTTTCGGGCCATGAGTAACGGCGTGGCCGTGCGGCGCGTAGACCGCGAGACGCTCGCTCCCTTCATCCAGGACGGTGAGCTGGATCTGCTTGCCTTCCTGGCTAGCGGCGAAAAGTTGGGTATTGTTGCCGAGCGCAACTACGGTGAGTACCTCGACGCGCTGCTCAAACAGGCGCCGCCTGATTCGCTCACCCCCCATTACGGCAATGACGCCCTCGGCAGCCTGTTGCAAATGCAACGTTTGGGGCGCTTGCGACTGCTGTTGGGATACCGTCCGGAAATCCGCTACCAGGCTCAGCAGCAAGGGATCGCCGAGGATGATTTTCAGTTCTACCCGATTCGCGGCGCGGAAAAATTCCTGTCGGGTTACATCGGCTGTACCGACACGCCCATGGGCCGACAGGCAATCGTCGAGATCAACCAGTTGCTGCGCAAACTGCCCCATGAGCGATTGAGCGAGGCGTACGCGGCGTGGCTGGACCCGGAAAGTCGTAGCGCCTATCTGGAGGAATCCAGGGCGTATTTCGAACAACAGGCGCAGGAATGA
- a CDS encoding CaiB/BaiF CoA transferase family protein, giving the protein MPFTAKPLSGLKVIELGTLIAGPFASRICGEFGAEVIKIESPDGGDPLRKWRKMYEGTSLWWFVQARNKKSLTLNLKHPDGLAILKKLLGEADILIENFRPGVLEKLGLGWEVLHALNPKLVMVRLSGFGQTGPMKDQPGFGAVGESMGGLRYITGFEDRPPVRTGISIGDSIAALWGVIGALMALRHREVNGGLGQVVDVALYEAIFAMMESMVPEFDVFGFIRERTGNIMPGITPSSIHTSADGKHVQIGANGDAIFKRFMLIIGRDDLANDPALASNDGRDSRRDEIYGVIDRWVNSLPLDAIIEQLNQADVPASRIFSAEDMFNDPQYLAREMFLKAKLPDGKDFKMPGIVPKLSETPGSSEWVGPQLGEHNAQVLNDLGYDKEQIAKLREDGAI; this is encoded by the coding sequence ATGCCGTTTACCGCCAAACCACTCTCAGGCCTGAAAGTCATTGAATTGGGCACCTTGATCGCCGGGCCGTTTGCCTCGCGCATTTGCGGCGAATTCGGTGCCGAAGTGATCAAGATCGAGTCCCCCGACGGCGGCGATCCGTTGCGTAAATGGCGAAAAATGTATGAAGGCACTTCGTTGTGGTGGTTCGTTCAGGCGCGTAACAAGAAATCCCTGACGCTGAACCTGAAACACCCGGACGGCTTGGCCATTCTGAAAAAGCTGCTTGGTGAAGCGGACATCCTGATCGAGAATTTTCGCCCCGGCGTGTTGGAAAAGCTCGGCCTGGGCTGGGAAGTCTTGCACGCACTGAACCCGAAACTGGTGATGGTACGCCTCTCGGGGTTCGGCCAGACCGGGCCGATGAAGGATCAGCCGGGCTTTGGCGCCGTCGGTGAATCCATGGGCGGCCTGCGCTACATCACCGGGTTTGAAGATCGACCACCGGTGCGCACCGGGATTTCCATCGGCGATTCGATTGCCGCGCTCTGGGGCGTGATCGGCGCATTGATGGCCTTGCGTCATCGCGAGGTCAACGGCGGTCTGGGTCAGGTGGTGGATGTGGCGCTGTACGAAGCGATCTTCGCCATGATGGAAAGCATGGTCCCGGAGTTCGACGTGTTCGGTTTCATACGCGAACGCACCGGCAACATCATGCCGGGCATCACGCCCTCCTCGATCCACACCAGTGCTGATGGCAAACATGTGCAGATCGGCGCCAACGGCGATGCAATTTTCAAACGCTTCATGCTGATCATCGGCCGCGACGATCTCGCCAATGATCCGGCGCTGGCCAGCAACGACGGGCGTGACAGCCGTCGCGACGAGATTTATGGGGTGATTGATCGCTGGGTCAACTCGCTGCCGCTGGACGCCATCATCGAACAGTTGAATCAGGCCGACGTTCCCGCCAGTCGGATCTTCAGTGCCGAAGACATGTTCAATGATCCGCAGTACCTGGCGCGGGAAATGTTCCTGAAGGCGAAGCTGCCGGACGGCAAAGATTTCAAGATGCCGGGAATCGTGCCGAAACTCTCAGAGACACCCGGCAGTTCGGAATGGGTCGGGCCGCAGTTGGGCGAACACAATGCGCAGGTACTCAACGATCTTGGCTACGACAAGGAACAGATCGCAAAGCTGCGTGAAGACGGGGCCATCTAG
- a CDS encoding YaeQ family protein has protein sequence MAQPSTTYKFELNLTDLDRSVYETVKQTIARHPSETEERMTVRLLAYAFWYNEQLSFGRGLSDVDEPALWEKSLDDRVLHWIEVGQPDADRLTWCSRRTERTSLLAYGSLRVWETKVIPAIKNLKNVHIAAVPQEVLETLAKDMPRVIKWDVMISEGTIFVTDDRGQHEVQLQWLSGERG, from the coding sequence ATGGCCCAGCCGTCCACGACCTACAAGTTTGAACTGAACCTCACCGACCTCGACCGCAGCGTTTACGAGACGGTGAAGCAGACCATCGCCCGTCACCCTTCGGAAACCGAAGAGCGCATGACCGTGCGTCTGTTGGCCTACGCCTTCTGGTACAACGAGCAGCTGTCGTTTGGCCGTGGTCTGTCAGACGTGGATGAGCCGGCCCTGTGGGAAAAGAGCCTGGACGACCGTGTTCTGCACTGGATTGAAGTCGGCCAGCCAGACGCCGATCGCCTGACCTGGTGCTCGCGTCGCACCGAGCGCACCAGTCTGCTGGCCTACGGCAGCCTGCGCGTCTGGGAAACCAAAGTGATCCCGGCGATCAAGAACCTGAAAAACGTGCACATCGCCGCGGTTCCTCAGGAAGTCCTGGAAACCCTGGCCAAAGACATGCCCCGCGTTATCAAGTGGGACGTGATGATCAGCGAAGGGACGATTTTCGTCACCGACGACCGTGGTCAGCACGAAGTTCAGTTGCAGTGGCTGAGCGGCGAACGCGGCTGA
- the recJ gene encoding single-stranded-DNA-specific exonuclease RecJ translates to MRIEPRLLPDTLPFLGDLPPLLTRLYAARGVLSEAELDKSLARLIPFQQLKGIDAAVDLLVTALEQRQRILIVGDFDADGATASTVGMLGLRLLGAAHVDYLVPNRFEYGYGLTPEIVEVALTRTPQLLITVDNGISSVEGVAAAKKAGLQVLVTDHHLPGDELPLADAIVNPNQPGCGFPSKALAGVGVIFYVLMALRARLRSLGWYESKPQPNIGELLDLVALGSVADVVPLDANNRILVHQGLERIRAGRARPGIKAILEVAKRDHTRITSTDLGFIVGPRLNAAGRLDDMSLGIECLLTEDAGLAREMAVQLDGMNQDRKSIEQGMQREALAQLKDLPVESMPFGLCLFDPEWHQGVIGILASRMKERYFRPTIAFADAGDGMLKGSGRSVQGFHIRDALSVVAAQHPNLISKYGGHAMAAGLTLPEANFPLFAEAFDAEVRRQLREEDLTGRLLSDGTLAVEEFHLELARALRHAGPWGQHFPEPLFHGVFQLVEQRVVGERHLKVVLRSECGSVKLDGIAFGIDRDIWPNPTIKWVELAYKLDLNEFRGNETVQLMIAHIEPR, encoded by the coding sequence ATGCGCATCGAACCTCGCCTGTTGCCCGACACCCTGCCATTCCTCGGTGATCTGCCGCCGCTGCTGACCCGCTTGTATGCGGCGCGGGGCGTGCTGTCCGAGGCTGAACTGGACAAGAGCCTGGCGCGGCTGATTCCGTTCCAGCAGCTCAAGGGCATCGATGCCGCGGTGGATTTGCTGGTGACGGCGCTGGAGCAGCGGCAACGGATTCTGATCGTCGGCGACTTCGACGCTGACGGTGCGACGGCCAGTACCGTGGGCATGCTGGGCCTGCGATTGTTGGGCGCGGCTCACGTTGATTATCTGGTGCCGAACCGATTCGAGTACGGCTACGGCCTGACCCCGGAAATCGTCGAGGTGGCGCTGACCCGCACACCGCAGTTGCTGATCACCGTGGATAACGGCATCTCCAGCGTCGAAGGCGTCGCTGCTGCGAAAAAGGCAGGCCTTCAGGTGCTGGTCACCGACCACCACTTGCCCGGCGACGAACTGCCGCTGGCCGACGCCATCGTCAATCCGAATCAGCCGGGTTGCGGGTTTCCGAGCAAGGCATTGGCCGGCGTCGGGGTGATTTTCTACGTGTTGATGGCCCTGCGCGCGCGTCTGCGAAGCCTCGGCTGGTACGAGAGCAAACCGCAGCCGAATATCGGTGAGTTGCTGGATCTGGTGGCGCTGGGCAGCGTCGCCGACGTGGTGCCGCTGGACGCCAACAACCGGATTCTGGTGCATCAGGGGCTGGAGCGAATTCGCGCCGGACGCGCACGACCGGGGATCAAGGCGATCCTCGAAGTCGCCAAGCGTGACCACACGCGCATTACCTCGACCGACCTCGGGTTCATCGTCGGCCCGCGCCTGAACGCGGCAGGGCGGCTGGATGACATGAGCCTGGGCATCGAATGCCTGCTCACTGAAGATGCCGGACTCGCCCGGGAAATGGCCGTTCAGCTCGACGGCATGAACCAGGACCGCAAATCCATCGAGCAAGGCATGCAGCGCGAGGCGCTGGCTCAGCTCAAGGACTTGCCGGTGGAATCCATGCCGTTCGGCCTGTGCCTGTTCGATCCCGAGTGGCACCAGGGCGTCATCGGAATCCTCGCTTCGCGTATGAAAGAGCGTTATTTCCGTCCGACGATCGCCTTCGCCGATGCAGGCGACGGCATGCTCAAGGGCTCGGGGCGTTCGGTGCAGGGCTTCCATATTCGTGACGCCTTGAGCGTGGTGGCGGCACAGCATCCAAACCTGATCAGCAAATACGGCGGCCACGCCATGGCGGCGGGTTTGACCTTGCCGGAGGCGAATTTTCCGTTGTTCGCTGAAGCCTTTGACGCTGAAGTGCGTAGGCAATTGCGCGAGGAAGACCTGACCGGGCGCCTGTTGTCGGACGGGACGTTGGCGGTCGAGGAGTTTCACCTCGAACTGGCCCGTGCGCTGCGTCATGCCGGTCCGTGGGGGCAACACTTCCCGGAGCCGTTGTTTCATGGCGTGTTCCAGCTGGTCGAACAACGCGTCGTTGGCGAACGGCATCTGAAAGTGGTGCTGAGAAGCGAATGCGGCTCGGTGAAGCTGGACGGCATTGCTTTCGGAATTGACCGCGATATCTGGCCGAACCCGACCATCAAATGGGTCGAATTGGCCTACAAGCTCGACCTCAACGAGTTTCGCGGAAATGAGACGGTTCAGCTGATGATTGCCCACATCGAACCGCGTTGA
- a CDS encoding NADH:flavin oxidoreductase/NADH oxidase — MSLLLEPYTLRQLTLLNRIAVSPMCQYSSVDGLANDWHLVHLGSRAVGGAGLIFTEATAVTADGRITAEDLGLWNDEQIEPLQRITRFIAAQGAVAGIQLAHAGRKASTHRPWIGKHGSVKPEDGGWTPVGPSPIAFDPQHTPPKQLDEGQIAEVIQAFVDSAKRALTAGFKVVEVHAAHGYLLHQFLSPLSNQRRDQYGGSFENRIRLVLQVTEAVRAVWPEELPVFVRVSATDWVEDGWNPDETVELARRLKDLGVDLIDVSSGGTAANAEIPTGPGYQTRFAERVRKESGIATGTVGMITEPAQAEHILRTCQADIIFLARELLRDPYWPLHADDDLGGHKAIWPAQYQRATHRDQPIHESDLRD, encoded by the coding sequence ATGAGTCTGCTGCTTGAACCCTATACCCTTCGCCAATTGACCCTGCTCAACCGCATCGCCGTATCACCGATGTGCCAGTATTCCAGCGTCGATGGCCTGGCCAATGACTGGCACCTGGTCCACCTAGGTAGCCGTGCTGTCGGCGGCGCCGGTCTGATTTTTACCGAAGCCACTGCCGTCACCGCCGATGGGCGCATCACCGCTGAAGACCTCGGCTTGTGGAATGACGAACAGATTGAACCCCTGCAACGCATCACGCGCTTCATCGCCGCCCAAGGGGCTGTCGCCGGCATTCAGCTGGCCCACGCCGGGCGCAAGGCCAGCACGCATCGGCCGTGGATTGGCAAGCACGGTAGCGTCAAGCCTGAAGACGGCGGCTGGACCCCCGTCGGGCCTTCGCCGATTGCGTTCGACCCGCAACACACACCGCCGAAGCAGCTCGATGAGGGCCAGATCGCCGAGGTCATTCAGGCGTTCGTTGACTCGGCGAAACGCGCGCTGACCGCCGGTTTCAAAGTCGTCGAAGTCCACGCCGCCCACGGTTACCTGCTGCACCAGTTTCTGTCGCCCTTGAGCAATCAGCGGCGCGATCAATATGGCGGCTCGTTCGAGAATCGAATTCGGCTGGTGCTGCAAGTCACCGAAGCGGTGCGCGCGGTGTGGCCAGAGGAGTTGCCGGTGTTTGTGCGGGTGTCGGCCACCGATTGGGTGGAGGACGGCTGGAATCCTGATGAAACCGTTGAACTGGCGCGGCGTCTCAAAGACCTGGGTGTGGACCTGATCGATGTGTCGTCGGGCGGCACGGCGGCCAACGCGGAAATTCCTACAGGTCCCGGTTATCAAACCCGCTTCGCCGAACGTGTGCGCAAGGAGTCAGGCATTGCGACCGGCACGGTAGGAATGATCACCGAACCGGCGCAGGCCGAGCACATTTTGCGCACCTGTCAGGCCGACATCATCTTCCTCGCCCGTGAGCTGCTGCGCGATCCGTACTGGCCGTTGCATGCCGATGACGACCTGGGAGGGCACAAGGCGATCTGGCCGGCGCAGTATCAACGTGCGACGCATCGGGATCAGCCGATTCATGAGTCGGATTTGCGTGACTGA
- a CDS encoding glucan biosynthesis protein D, with protein MHRRNLLKASMAIAAYTGLSASGLLAARAWAGNGTADGEAQAFDFEALKIQAKQLAGNRYQDTKQVLPPTLATMTPQNFNAIRYDANHSLWKDVKGQLDVQFFHVGMGFKQPVRMYSVDPKTRQSREVHFRPSLFNYEKTTVDTKQLTGDLGFSGFKLFKAPELDRHDVLSFLGASYFRAVDATGQYGLSARGLAVDTYAKKREEFPDFTKFWFETPDKDSTRFVVYALLDSPSATGAYRFDIDCQAERVVMEIDAHINARTAIEQLGIAPMTSMFSCGTHERRMCDTIHPQIHDSDRLAMWRGNGEWICRPLNNPATLQFNAFADTDPKGFGLVQTDHEFANYQDTVDWYSKRPSLWVEPTTAWGEGSIDLLEIPTTGETLDNIVAFWTPKKPVAAGDSLNYGYKLYWSALPPVGTPLARVAATRSGMGGFTEGWAPGEHYPEVWARRFAVDFTGGGLDRLPEGTGIEPVVTCSNGEVKDFNVLVLDDIKGYRITFDWFPTNDSVAPVELRLFIRTNDRTLSETWLYQYFPPAPEKRKYT; from the coding sequence ATGCACCGCAGGAATTTGCTCAAAGCGTCCATGGCCATCGCTGCCTACACCGGCTTGTCTGCCTCCGGCCTGTTGGCCGCGCGGGCCTGGGCCGGTAATGGCACGGCTGATGGCGAGGCTCAGGCCTTCGATTTCGAAGCCCTGAAAATCCAGGCCAAGCAGCTTGCCGGCAACCGCTATCAGGACACCAAGCAGGTGCTGCCGCCGACCCTGGCGACCATGACCCCGCAAAATTTCAACGCGATCCGCTACGACGCCAATCATTCCTTGTGGAAGGATGTGAAAGGTCAGCTGGATGTGCAGTTTTTCCACGTCGGCATGGGTTTCAAGCAGCCGGTGCGCATGTACAGCGTCGATCCCAAGACGCGTCAATCGCGCGAGGTGCACTTCCGCCCTTCGCTGTTCAACTATGAAAAAACCACGGTCGATACCAAACAGCTCACGGGCGACCTGGGCTTTTCCGGGTTCAAGCTGTTCAAGGCCCCGGAGCTGGACCGGCATGACGTGTTGTCGTTCCTCGGCGCCAGTTATTTCCGCGCGGTAGACGCCACGGGCCAGTACGGTCTGTCGGCCCGTGGTCTGGCGGTCGATACCTACGCGAAGAAGCGTGAGGAATTCCCGGACTTCACCAAGTTCTGGTTCGAGACGCCGGACAAGGACAGCACCCGTTTCGTGGTGTACGCCCTGCTGGACTCGCCGAGCGCGACCGGTGCCTACCGTTTCGACATCGATTGCCAGGCCGAACGCGTGGTGATGGAGATTGACGCTCACATCAATGCACGCACCGCCATCGAACAACTGGGCATCGCGCCGATGACCAGCATGTTCAGTTGCGGCACCCATGAACGGCGCATGTGCGACACCATTCACCCGCAGATCCACGACTCGGATCGCCTGGCCATGTGGCGCGGCAACGGCGAGTGGATCTGCCGTCCGCTGAACAACCCTGCGACCCTGCAATTCAACGCCTTTGCCGACACCGACCCGAAAGGTTTCGGGTTAGTACAGACCGATCACGAATTCGCCAACTATCAGGACACGGTCGACTGGTACAGCAAACGTCCGAGCCTGTGGGTAGAACCTACAACCGCGTGGGGTGAAGGCTCTATCGATCTGTTGGAAATTCCTACAACCGGCGAAACCCTCGATAACATCGTCGCGTTCTGGACCCCGAAAAAACCGGTCGCCGCCGGCGATTCCCTGAATTACGGCTACAAGCTGTACTGGAGCGCTTTGCCGCCGGTCGGCACGCCGCTGGCGCGGGTCGCCGCGACCCGTTCGGGCATGGGCGGCTTCACTGAAGGCTGGGCGCCGGGCGAGCATTATCCCGAGGTGTGGGCACGACGCTTTGCCGTGGACTTCACTGGCGGTGGTCTGGACCGTTTGCCGGAGGGCACAGGTATCGAGCCGGTGGTGACGTGCTCCAACGGTGAGGTCAAAGACTTCAACGTGCTGGTGCTCGATGACATCAAGGGCTACCGGATTACCTTTGACTGGTTCCCTACCAACGACAGCGTTGCACCGGTGGAACTGCGGTTGTTTATTCGCACCAATGACCGGACGCTGAGCGAGACCTGGTTGTATCAGTACTTCCCGCCGGCGCCGGAGAAGCGAAAGTACACCTGA
- a CDS encoding BRO-N domain-containing protein encodes MITHASNTSESHRNFIPTIFPRHNRFLHAVIQANQAWFCVHDLGRLMGRPLDQRLTQKLDPDQRRYVWLLKNGKTVESLMVSESGMYALLVHHFIPENRNLRQWLSNEVIPALRESNAASVENTPSLSSLQWGGLSVPLLHWQHSAWIKWRDMPDLVQAQRPFPIMGTCS; translated from the coding sequence ATGATTACGCACGCTTCAAATACATCTGAAAGTCATCGCAATTTCATCCCAACCATCTTCCCCCGCCACAACCGTTTCCTCCACGCCGTCATCCAAGCAAACCAAGCCTGGTTCTGTGTCCACGACCTGGGACGTTTGATGGGCCGCCCGCTGGACCAGCGACTCACCCAAAAACTCGATCCCGATCAGCGTCGATATGTCTGGCTGCTGAAGAACGGCAAAACCGTCGAATCACTCATGGTCAGCGAATCTGGAATGTACGCATTGCTGGTCCACCATTTCATCCCGGAAAACCGCAACCTGCGCCAATGGCTGAGTAACGAAGTCATACCTGCGCTGCGTGAATCAAACGCTGCATCAGTCGAAAACACTCCAAGTCTGAGTTCGTTGCAATGGGGCGGGCTCTCGGTGCCGCTGCTGCATTGGCAACATTCCGCCTGGATCAAGTGGCGGGACATGCCTGATCTGGTGCAGGCACAGCGGCCGTTCCCGATCATGGGTACCTGTAGCTGA
- a CDS encoding ComF family protein, with amino-acid sequence MKVTLKQINGPWDQGWVLDKHMLSSTFLGDDEHGNPRFENHRTEVGEATYQLKYQKDWSQVGPLAQAVATNVFPKLAQVGFVVPMPASNVRPRQPVTEVAVELGRIIGKPVFSDLLRKAPTGKSLKDLHSKAEKVAAIGASFSVNDEIKSAGCWNVLVVDDLFDSGASMDAACAVLREYPKVGRIYVAALTWK; translated from the coding sequence TTGAAAGTAACCCTCAAACAGATAAACGGTCCTTGGGATCAGGGATGGGTGCTGGACAAGCACATGCTAAGTAGTACCTTTCTAGGGGACGATGAGCATGGAAACCCGCGTTTTGAGAATCATCGTACCGAGGTAGGAGAGGCGACCTACCAACTCAAATACCAGAAGGACTGGAGTCAAGTGGGTCCCCTTGCTCAAGCTGTAGCGACTAATGTTTTTCCTAAGCTGGCTCAAGTCGGATTCGTCGTTCCTATGCCAGCCTCAAATGTACGCCCACGTCAGCCAGTCACGGAGGTCGCCGTGGAGTTAGGGCGAATTATCGGAAAGCCTGTATTCTCGGATTTGCTCCGTAAGGCACCTACGGGGAAATCGCTAAAGGACCTGCATTCCAAAGCTGAAAAAGTCGCTGCGATTGGGGCGAGTTTCAGTGTCAATGATGAAATTAAGAGTGCTGGTTGCTGGAATGTTTTGGTCGTCGATGATTTGTTTGACAGTGGAGCGTCGATGGACGCAGCCTGTGCTGTTTTACGTGAGTATCCAAAAGTAGGGAGAATTTACGTGGCGGCATTAACTTGGAAGTGA
- a CDS encoding APC family permease, translating to MSAIPELSAAAADSDAEQLRKLGYTSNFNRSMSLWENFALGFTYLSPVVGVYTLFGLCLAAGGPPMFWAYLLVGCGQLLVCLIFGEVVSQFPISGGVYPWARRLVGKRWAWMVGWIYSIALCVTIAAVAVGAGPYLAAMMGFEPNNNTNIVIALVLTLFATLVNLSGTKVLARIAMFGFLCELVGAVIVGVYLLIFERHQPISVLFNTFDISVDGSYLPAFLTASLAGMFLYYGFEACGDVAEETPNPSKQIPVAMRMTIYIGGIAAMFACLALILAVPDMQAVINGTDKDPVTTILNNAFGPVGSKVVMGVVMISFISCVISLQAAASRLLYSYARDEMVIGSSLLKKISPTTQVPVAALFVSGVLPALIIILGFFLQDAVATIVSFAAIGIYLAFQMIVLAALYARLKGWKPSGKFTLGAWGWAVNIGALVYGVGAIINMAWPRTPDAAWYINYAMVLSTAIVIGLGLLYMWIAKPYDHGTAPAGDAWKVGRE from the coding sequence ATGAGCGCAATCCCCGAACTCTCCGCAGCCGCTGCCGACAGCGATGCCGAGCAACTCCGCAAGCTGGGTTACACCTCCAACTTCAACCGCAGCATGAGCCTGTGGGAAAACTTCGCCCTGGGCTTCACTTACCTCTCGCCGGTCGTAGGGGTTTATACCCTCTTCGGCCTGTGCCTGGCCGCCGGTGGTCCACCGATGTTCTGGGCCTATCTGCTGGTCGGTTGCGGCCAGTTGCTGGTGTGCCTGATCTTCGGTGAAGTGGTCTCGCAGTTCCCGATTTCCGGTGGTGTCTACCCATGGGCGCGCCGCCTGGTGGGCAAGCGCTGGGCGTGGATGGTCGGCTGGATCTACTCCATCGCCCTGTGCGTCACCATCGCCGCCGTTGCCGTCGGCGCCGGACCTTATCTGGCTGCGATGATGGGCTTCGAACCGAACAACAACACCAACATCGTCATCGCCCTGGTGCTGACGCTGTTCGCCACACTGGTCAACCTCAGCGGCACCAAAGTGCTGGCGCGTATCGCCATGTTCGGCTTTCTCTGCGAGTTGGTCGGCGCTGTGATCGTCGGCGTTTACCTGCTGATTTTCGAACGTCATCAGCCGATCAGCGTGTTGTTCAACACCTTCGACATCAGCGTGGACGGCTCTTACCTGCCGGCGTTCCTCACCGCCTCGCTGGCGGGCATGTTCCTGTACTACGGCTTCGAAGCTTGCGGCGACGTGGCCGAAGAAACCCCGAACCCGAGCAAGCAAATCCCGGTGGCCATGCGCATGACCATCTACATCGGCGGCATCGCGGCGATGTTCGCCTGCCTGGCACTGATCCTCGCCGTGCCGGACATGCAAGCCGTGATCAACGGCACCGACAAAGACCCGGTCACCACCATCCTCAACAACGCCTTCGGCCCGGTCGGTTCGAAAGTGGTGATGGGCGTGGTGATGATTTCCTTCATCTCCTGCGTCATCAGCCTGCAAGCGGCGGCGAGTCGTCTGCTGTATTCCTACGCCCGGGATGAGATGGTCATCGGCAGCTCACTGCTGAAGAAGATTTCTCCTACCACCCAGGTTCCGGTTGCTGCGCTGTTCGTCTCCGGCGTCCTGCCGGCGCTGATCATCATCCTTGGCTTCTTCCTGCAAGACGCGGTGGCCACTATCGTCAGCTTCGCCGCCATCGGCATCTATCTGGCGTTCCAGATGATCGTCCTCGCCGCGCTCTATGCCCGCCTGAAAGGCTGGAAACCGAGTGGCAAATTTACCCTCGGCGCTTGGGGTTGGGCGGTGAACATCGGCGCGCTGGTTTACGGCGTCGGCGCCATCATCAACATGGCCTGGCCGCGTACACCGGATGCGGCGTGGTACATCAACTATGCGATGGTGTTAAGTACCGCGATCGTGATTGGGTTGGGGCTGCTATATATGTGGATTGCCAAGCCGTATGACCATGGTACGGCGCCGGCGGGGGATGCTTGGAAGGTTGGTCGGGAATAG